The sequence below is a genomic window from Deltaproteobacteria bacterium.
AATGACGGCTCCGGTGTCCCAGAAACCCGCGTCAGAGAAGATAGCAATGACGGCACCGGTGGGACAGCAACGTGCGGAAGGAGGCTGGGTGGTTTCCTTCACGATGCCCATTTCATACACACTGAAAGCCCTGCCGATCCCGGAGGACCCAGAGGTGAAACTGCGTCAGGTACCGGCCCGGCGTATGGCATCCGTGCAGTACTCCGGCACATGGAGTGAAAGCCGCTACCTTCGATACAGACAGGAACTGGAGTTGTGGATTGAGAAGAATGGGCTCCGAATCCAGGGCGAACCGGTATGGGCACGTTACAATTCACCCTTTACGCCATGGTTCCTGCGGCGTAATGAGATTCTGATTCCAGTGGATGGTCATGAAAAGCGATAGAATGGTTCGATCGGCTGCGGAAATGCCGAACAATCGGCTGGTACGGACGGCATTCATCCCGATCATTATCCTATGACCACCGAGCCTAAGCAAGGCTGAGAAATGCTTCAATGCAGTATTGAATCATGAGTATTGCATTGAATAGCGCCATCTAACATAAAACGATCGTCCACCCCTGTGATGCAACTCTATGGCGTGTTCGGCAGTGAAGAAAACAGCATGAAAGAACAATGGAAAGGTTTTTGTCGCTTTCCGAACGGGCTCCATCCAGTCCGGTTGGTGGCGTTCGGGTATTTATCATACATCTTCATAGGGTAGCTATTCATTTTGTTACCCTTCAGCACGCTAAATGGTAATGTGTCGGCGTTGGACACTCTATTTACATCTACATCGGCCGTGTCCACAACCGGACTTGTGACGGCAAGCACCGGAAACGATTTCGCCATGTTTAGACAGATTCTGATTTTTGCCCTGATCCAGCTTGGCGGACTTGGCTATATGACCTTTGGCTCATTTGTCGTCCTCTCCAGAAGCGCCACCCTTTCCGAAAGAAGGCAGCATATCGGCAAGACGGTATTCATCATACTACAGGAGTTCAAGATAGATAAATTTATCCGAAGCGTTATCGTTTTTACATTGCTGACCGAAGCGATAGGAGCCATCGCGCTTTATATTGCATTCATCAAAGCCGGTATAAGTAATCCGCTTTGGACTTCTATCTTCCACAGCGTATCCGCATTTTGCACGGCAGAGTTCAGTCTCTACGGCGACAGCTTTGATGCATTGCGAAGCGAATTGTCACTCGCACTACATCGCGTGTTGATTCCTTGCCTCGCCAATGATCGATTTTCAGTTTCTCGTTCGTCAGGATCGCCAACAAATCAACGGAAACCTGCTTAATACGCTTACTGTCCTCGGCGCTGAGAGCTGGCTTTTTAATAACCTTTTATGCATTCCTTCCCATCCAGTATGTCGACATTATCAGAGCACATTGAAGAGATGACGAGCCAGCATGTTCAATGTGACTCACTT
It includes:
- a CDS encoding heme-binding protein: MIKTEDFELRDYPAHVVAETVVDGTLEDAGDKAFSRLFGYISGKNRSRDKLAMTAPVSQKPASEKIAMTAPVGQQRAEGGWVVSFTMPISYTLKALPIPEDPEVKLRQVPARRMASVQYSGTWSESRYLRYRQELELWIEKNGLRIQGEPVWARYNSPFTPWFLRRNEILIPVDGHEKR